The DNA window TCTACGAATTTCCCGAAGGGACTACACCCACAGCCACGACGGCTGCGAAGATGTTGAAGGTGAAAGTCGGCCAAATTGCGAAGTCGATTCTCTTCACCTGCAAAAGTGGTAGAGCTTATCTTGTAGTCTGCCCCGGTGATCGGAAGGTCTCGCTTTCTAAGTTGAAGAAGATAGCCGGTGAGAAACCTCGTCTGGCCGATGGGACCCTAACGCTTAGAGTGACTGGTTTCTCCCTAGGCGGAGTTTGCCCCTTTGGACTCTCAGGAGTCAAAATCATTGTCGACCAGTCTCTTCAACAGTATGAGACTGTTTTTCCTGCTGCGGGGACTTCCGGTTCCGCTGTCGAGACTAATTTCGAAGAACTTGTAAGTATAACAGGTGCCGAGCCAGCTGATGTAAGCAATCCCATGTCTTAATCGTGGAATACTACCAGTGGTAGCCCGCTGAT is part of the Mesotoga infera genome and encodes:
- a CDS encoding YbaK/EbsC family protein, encoding MIPEKVLAILKANDLKFYEFPEGTTPTATTAAKMLKVKVGQIAKSILFTCKSGRAYLVVCPGDRKVSLSKLKKIAGEKPRLADGTLTLRVTGFSLGGVCPFGLSGVKIIVDQSLQQYETVFPAAGTSGSAVETNFEELVSITGAEPADVSNPMS